A region of Toxorhynchites rutilus septentrionalis strain SRP chromosome 1, ASM2978413v1, whole genome shotgun sequence DNA encodes the following proteins:
- the LOC129762044 gene encoding nuclear factor of activated T-cells 5 isoform X4 gives MTEDNRRTELRIRFPEDEGVESESGLSTASGSTTTRTTNTATPVPAGRVRGGKPASLYSRRPISRSVCSSRSSSATSTKSLKRTLDLEDTTACSGDLFVLKQLQQLQQQPSSRATVGFGKAKPSPQSANLIVRRVVAPKKIIIPVMGGKSAKPSSASVMIAGPRSSPSTSTPLSSSSLSSMSPSTPSVATVTAAKVMSSQLHRPTSRLPGKRSPGLSASSLAGNNASTGGAAFSGSGVVTLQSQLAPSTRDGKATLQILTQPEQQHRARYQTEGSRGAVKDRSGNGFPVVKLAGYDKPATLQVFIGTDVGRVAPHMFYQACKVSGKNSTQCLERKLEGTIVIEVELRPENDMTVTCDCVGILKERNVDVEHRFPDQSGPRAKKKSTRCRMVFRTAITHDDGSIETVQICSQQIVCTQPPGVPEISKKSLVSCPADGGLEMFIIGKNFLKDTKVVFQRRKSTIGTSSSSGKPMPWEQTVIPDKEYLQQTHLICTIPPFANQDIQEPVAVQIYIISAGKRSETHNFTYTPKGQHTALTAATSGGGVFFGSLAPSAVDAITTGDAGGVNSSGSTGGGVGSGNSGAASFNSLNSSFSSNPSEGNTTASSTSDTIEKRPLFLWTTQLGTAQDQLDTGMMPPPINVIPLSSGTRRPSLLSDQLSISSPPNFKSELIDENSRSPLMNEDSLERFSDSADSIDNSHLLYRRRSIRQPSMDLMDDSSSMSMLVNDNSSIDVGSIPGGITGFRTGLSTLMETNEMSNSSTLPSACDLKVMDLCIKQEHQQQLVAAANARNQIEQMITTSSDLGSLNEVNKIKAQLNVEGMLNAAAQPSSLEEQTIESTLATIVSSQQQSGMLDIKSVMSLSAASAGSSHSQATTPTGLLHSDILGGCSNHSPLSQDVMLNSQNVITVPAGANLVLPSASSSTEVSPHPHTTMSPDIILNPAVSPSSMIRTPSNAMVASTAAAAVAAAAAVSEGAGLLTNQVFNNMAVVAANMIETQPKETTQAVQDIILNAAAEILTSREPSVTTQSTINALISMNAQEMMTTSCQPPSQSIMSQPNLLPQCPSAPMSTDVIANALQQQQQQQQQQQQQIAAVQTLLSESLQHQQQQQTSESLMLDLAAAHQNLHQSPVVQHVQSVPEQMDVGNSIMTSLASTSVQPPQQPMDTATSPIQQASPQQQAAAQNASMVAQLVSGSEQQQQQQQQQQQQQQQHQQQQQQAAAAVAAVTNIPQELTIMSDNDLISYINPNAFDAV, from the exons CTTCCCGGAGGATGAGGGCGTCGAAAGTGAATCCGGGCTCAGCACGGCCAGTGGCAGCACCACCACCAGAACCACCAACACTGCGACCCCAGTGCCAGCCGGCAGAGTCCGAGGCGGCAAGCCGGCGTCACTGTACAGCCGCCGTCCCATTAGTCGCTCTGTTTGCAGTAGCAGGAGCAGCAGCGCTACTAGCACCAAATCGCTGAAGCGAACGCTGGACCTGGAGGATACGACTGCCTGTTCGGGCGATCTGTTCGTCTTGAAACAGTTGCAACAGCTGCAACAGCAACCATCCTCCCGGGCAACGGTGGGCTTTGGCAAGGCAAAGCCATCCCCCCAGAGTGCCAATCTGATCGTCCGCCGGGTGGTGGCTCCCAAGAAAATCATCATTCCCGTCATGGGCGGCAAATCGGCCAAACCATCATCGGCGTCCGTCATGATTGCTGGCCCGCGGTCATCGCCATCAACTTCGACACCATTATCATCCTCATCACTATCATCCATGTCGCCGTCCACGCCATCAGTCGCGACTGTGACAGCGGCGAA AGTAATGAGCTCCCAGCTTCATCGGCCGACCAGCCGACTACCAGGCAAGCGGTCGCCCGGTCTATCGGCGTCGTCACTCGCTGGCAACAATGCGTCCACGGGTGGTGCAGCATTCAGCGGCTCCGGCGTGGTCACACTCCAGTCCCAGTTGGCGCCCTCCACCAGAGACGGCAAGGCCACCCTGCAAATCCTCACCCAGCCCGAGCAACAGCACCGAGCCCGCTATCAAACCGAAGGTTCCCGGGGTGCAGTGAAAGATCGCAGCGGCAATGGATTCCCGGTGGTGAAGCTGGCCGGGTACGATAAACCCGCCACACTACAGGTATTCATCGGTACCGACGTCGGCCGGGTGGCACCGCATATGTTCTATCAGGCGTGCAAGGTGTCCGGCAAGAATTCCACCCAGTGTTTGGAGCGCAAGCTCGAGGGAACGATCGTGATCGAGGTGGAGCTGCGACCGGAAAATGACATGACCGTGACGTGCGATTGCGTAGGTATTTTGAAAGAGCGCAATGTCGACGTGGAGCATCGGTTTCCCGATCAGAGTGGTCCCCGTGCGAAGAAAAAATCTACCCGCTGCCGGATGGTGTTTCGGACAGCGATCACACATGACGACGGTAGCATCGAGACGGTACAAATCTGCTCCCAGCAGATCGTCTGCA CTCAACCCCCGGGCGTACCGGAAATTTCCAAAAAATCTCTGGTCTCCTGTCCCGCCGACGGAGGGCTCGAAATGTTTATCATCGGTAAGAATTTCTTGAAAGACACCAAGGTGGTGTTCCAGCGGCGCAAATCCACCATCGGCACCAGTTCCAGCTCGGGCAAACCTATGCCGTGGGAGCAAACGGTGATCCCGGATAAGGAGTATTTACAACAG ACTCATCTAATCTGCACCATCCCACCATTCGCGAACCAGGACATACAGGAACCTGTGGCAGTACAAATCTACATCATTTCCGCCGGCAAACGAAGCGAAACGCACAACTTCACGTACACCCCGAAGGGTCAGCATACGGCCCTCACAGCGGCAACGTCCGGTGGGGGCGTCTTCTTCGGCTCGCTGGCACCATCCGCAGTGGATGCGATCACCACCGGGGACGCCGGAGGAGTCAACAGCAGCGGCAGCACTGGTGGTGGCGTTGGTAGTGGTAATTCGGGTGCCGCAAGCTTCAATTCTCTAAACTCTAGCTTTAGTAGCAACCCAAGTGAAG GCAACACAACGGCGAGCTCAACGAGTGATACGATCGAGAAGAGGCCTCTGTTTCTGTGGACCACCCAGCTGGGCACAGCACAGGACCAGTTGGACACCGGTATGATGCCTCCCCCGATCAATGTGATACCGCTGAGTAGCGGTACGCGAAGGCCTTCACTGCTGTCCGACCAGCTAAGTATTTCGTCGccaccaaatttcaaatcggAGCTCATCGATGAGAACAGTCGCAGTCCGTTGATGAACGAGGATTCACTCGAACGTTTCTCGGATTCGGCCGATTCCATTGACAACAGCCACTTGCTGTATCGGCGACGCAGTATTCGGCAACCGAGCATGGATCTGATGGACGACAGCTCCAGCATGTCGATGTTGGTCAACGACAATAGCTCGATTGACGTTGGATCAATTCCCGGCGGTATTACTGGCTTCCGGACCGGACTGAGCACACTGATGGAAACGAATGAAATGAGTAACTCTTCCACTCTGCCGTCGGCCTGCGATCTGAAGGTAATGGATTTATGTATTAAGCAAGAGCACCAGCAGCAGCTGGTGGCTGCGGCAAACGCCAGAAACCAGATTGAGCAGATGATCACGACTAGCAGTGATTTGGGTAGTTTGAATGAAGTTAACAAAATAAAAGCACAACTCAACGTGGAAGGTATGCTGAATGCGGCTGCTCAACCAAGTTCGCTAGAAGAACAGACAATTGAATCGACCCTCGCAACGATTGTGAGCAGTCAACAGCAGTCAGGCATGTTGGATATAAAGTCCGTGATGTCTTTGTCTGCTGCGAGTGCTGGTAGCTCGCACTCGCAGGCAACAACTCCAACCGGACTGCTGCACAGTGATATCCTAGGTGGCTGTAGCAATCATTCACCCCTTTCCCAGGACGTTATGTTAAATTCGCAAAATGTGATAACAGTTCCAGCAGGCGCCAATCTCGTGCTACCATCAGCGTCTTCGTCCACTGAAGTGAGTCCCCATCCGCACACCACCATGTCACCGGACATAATTCTCAATCCGGCGGTATCACCTTCGTCGATGATCCGTACACCCTCGAACGCGATGGTTGCATCCACGGCGGCAGCTGCTGTCGCTGCCGCCGCAGCCGTTTCCGAGGGCGCTGGTCTACTGACAAACCAAGTGTTTAACAATATGGCTGTAGTGGCGGCCAATATGATCGAAACTCAGCCAAAAGAAACCACCCAAGCCGTTCAGGATATCATTCTAAACGCGGCAGCAGAAATTCTCACCTCCCGAGAACCTTCCGTTACCACTCAGTCCACCATCAACGCGCTGATCTCGATGAATGCACAGGAAATGATGACTACCTCATGTCAGCCACCGTCTCAATCCATCATGTCACAACCGAATCTTCTACCTCAGTGTCCATCCGCGCCGATGAGCACAGACGTCATCGCCAACGCTctgcagcaacaacagcagcaacaacaacaacaacaacaacaaatagcAGCCGTGCAAACACTGCTTTCGGAAAGCCTTCAAcatcaacaacagcagcagacaTCCGAATCTCTAATGCTAGATCTAGCTGCGGCCCACCAGAATCTACATCAGTCACCCGTTGTGCAGCACGTTCAGTCCGTTCCAGAGCAAATGGATGTAGGTAATTCCATCATGACTTCGCTAGCGTCCACCAGTGTCCAGCCTCCTCAGCAGCCAATGGACACGGCGACATCCCCAATTCAGCAAGCCTCGCCCCAGCAGCAAGCAGCTGCACAGAATGCCTCCATGGTTGCCCAGCTGGTTAGTGGCTCagagcaacagcaacaacaacaacaacagcagcagcaacagcagcagcagcatcagcaacaacagcaacaggcAGCAGCAGCGGTTGCGGCAGTCACCAATATACCTCAGGAGTTGACCATTATGTCAGACAACGATCTCATCAGCTATATCAACCCGAATGCATTCGATGCAG